The Etheostoma spectabile isolate EspeVRDwgs_2016 chromosome 23, UIUC_Espe_1.0, whole genome shotgun sequence genome includes a window with the following:
- the spic gene encoding transcription factor Spi-C isoform X1, with amino-acid sequence MASTEGNTQTYKLTSFDNDINQHFQDAIDVIQQHSSNSYCDSEYTYYETLGTQQPSLQCQISCCFVTRQSEVPTPLYDWNDMAQQSWPQVIPDVSLGHSVQNESPHFYSILPPQRTSKGRKKLRLYEYLHEALNDPNMGDSIQWTDNGSGTFQFISKNKEKLAECWGQRKGNRKTMTYQKMARALRNYSRTGEIIKVRRKLTYQFNPDILHRLGSAQASMHLPCRPAQEEAHTRQLNPAEQSYSGPAAADWHSWYGNYQLQEDYELSSSFTSHSLTKL; translated from the exons ATGGCCTCAACAGAGGGAAACACTCAGACATACAAGCTG ACTTCTTTTGACAATGACATCAATCAACACTTCCAGGATGCAATTGATGTGATTCAACAGCATTCAAGTAATTCATATTGCGATTCAG AGTACACATATTATGAGACTCTGGGTACCCAGCAGCCGTCACTGCAGTGTCAAATCTCCTGCTGTTTCGTCACCCGTCAGTCTGAAGTACCAACTCCACTATATGATTGGAATGACATGGCT CAGCAATCTTGGCCTCAGGTCATCCCTGATGTCTCCTTGGGTCACTCTGTGCAAAATGAATCGCCTCATTTCTACTCAATCTTACCACCGCAGAGAACAAGCAAAG GTCGTAAGAAGCTCAGACTTTATGAATACCTCCATGAGGCTCTGAATGACCCCAACATGGGTGACTCAATCCAGTGGACAGACAACGGCAGCGGCACCTTCCAATTCATCTCCAAGAACAAGGAGAAGCTGGCTGAGTGCTGGGGCCAACGCAAGGGCAACCGCAAGACCATGACCTATCAGAAGATGGCGAGGGCTCTGAGAAACTACAGCCGCACCGGTGAGATCATCAAGGTGCGCCGCAAGCTCACTTACCAGTTTAACCCAGACATCCTGCACAGGCTCGGCTCTGCGCAGGCGTCCATGCACCTGCCCTGCCGCCCTGCACAGGAGGAGGCCCACACCCGGCAGCTGAACCCCGCTGAACAGAGCTACAGCGGCCCTGCGGCAGCGGACTGGCACAGCTGGTACGGAAACTACCAGCTGCAGGAAGACTATGAGCTGTCCTCCAGCTTCACTTCACACAGCCTAACCAAACTATGA
- the spi2 gene encoding transcriptional regulator ERG, with protein MWSVLGRFVDGLTGAGVGALWEGGHCSCEPRNSFQETQSDLEVILEFLEEYYRQNTGDNVDKMYWTAGVPVDERNAPVDDDSWERRLTCYEQPVRLSSFKAVFPVSKMIKPALQPLVARDAATLSERGSLPNFASARQPPKHTAGSGGKVRLFHFLFEMLEDPNMAHCVSWVPAAAGVFRFSSTNKDQVAALWGQRKGNKRPMTYQKMSRALRNYARSGEIFKVKKKLTYQFSRETLMSLHKFQQGDLLRGRDLV; from the exons ATGTGGTCAGTGCTGGGACGCTTTGTTGATGGGTTGACTGGTGCTGGTGTTGGGGCTTTGTGGGAGGGTGGTCATTGTTCCTGTGAGCCCCGG AATTCTTTCCAGGAGACTCAATCTGATTTGGAGGTGATCTTAGAGTTCCTAGAGGAGTACTACAGACAAAACACGGGAGACAATG tGGACAAGATGTACTGGACTGCAGGTGTGCCTGTAGATGAAAGAAATGCACCTGTGGATGATGACTCGTGGGAGCGGCGCTTGACATGCTATGAGCAGCCTGTAAGACTATCAT CCTTTAAAGCTGTGTTTCCTGTGTCAAAGATGATCAAACCTGCACTTCAGCCTTTGGTGGCACGCGACGCAGCAACACTGTCTGAGCGTGGGTCACTGCCAAACTTTGCATCAGCAAGACAACCTCCTAAACACACAGCGGGGAGTG GTGGGAAGGTGCGACTCTTTCACTTTCTGTTTGAGATGTTGGAGGATCCAAACATGGCACACTGTGTGTCCTGGGTGCCAGCAGCCGCCGGCGTTTTCCGCTTTTCCTCCACGAACAAGGACCAGGTGGCAGCACTGTGGGGGCAGAGAAAGGGCAACAAGAGGCCCATGACTTACCAGAAGATGTCCCGCGCCCTCAGGAACTACGCCCGGTCCGGAGAGATCTTCAAGGTGAAGAAGAAGCTCACCTACCAGTTCAGCCGAGAGACACTGATGTCACTGCACAAGTTTCAGCAAGGAGATTTGTTACGTGGACGAGATTTGGTGTAG
- the spic gene encoding transcription factor Spi-C isoform X2 yields MASTEGNTQTYKLTSFDNDINQHFQDAIDVIQQHSSNSYCDSEYTYYETLGTQQPSLQCQISCCFVTRQSEVPTPLYDWNDMAQSWPQVIPDVSLGHSVQNESPHFYSILPPQRTSKGRKKLRLYEYLHEALNDPNMGDSIQWTDNGSGTFQFISKNKEKLAECWGQRKGNRKTMTYQKMARALRNYSRTGEIIKVRRKLTYQFNPDILHRLGSAQASMHLPCRPAQEEAHTRQLNPAEQSYSGPAAADWHSWYGNYQLQEDYELSSSFTSHSLTKL; encoded by the exons ATGGCCTCAACAGAGGGAAACACTCAGACATACAAGCTG ACTTCTTTTGACAATGACATCAATCAACACTTCCAGGATGCAATTGATGTGATTCAACAGCATTCAAGTAATTCATATTGCGATTCAG AGTACACATATTATGAGACTCTGGGTACCCAGCAGCCGTCACTGCAGTGTCAAATCTCCTGCTGTTTCGTCACCCGTCAGTCTGAAGTACCAACTCCACTATATGATTGGAATGACATGGCT CAATCTTGGCCTCAGGTCATCCCTGATGTCTCCTTGGGTCACTCTGTGCAAAATGAATCGCCTCATTTCTACTCAATCTTACCACCGCAGAGAACAAGCAAAG GTCGTAAGAAGCTCAGACTTTATGAATACCTCCATGAGGCTCTGAATGACCCCAACATGGGTGACTCAATCCAGTGGACAGACAACGGCAGCGGCACCTTCCAATTCATCTCCAAGAACAAGGAGAAGCTGGCTGAGTGCTGGGGCCAACGCAAGGGCAACCGCAAGACCATGACCTATCAGAAGATGGCGAGGGCTCTGAGAAACTACAGCCGCACCGGTGAGATCATCAAGGTGCGCCGCAAGCTCACTTACCAGTTTAACCCAGACATCCTGCACAGGCTCGGCTCTGCGCAGGCGTCCATGCACCTGCCCTGCCGCCCTGCACAGGAGGAGGCCCACACCCGGCAGCTGAACCCCGCTGAACAGAGCTACAGCGGCCCTGCGGCAGCGGACTGGCACAGCTGGTACGGAAACTACCAGCTGCAGGAAGACTATGAGCTGTCCTCCAGCTTCACTTCACACAGCCTAACCAAACTATGA